GCGGTACGTATCTACGACGACGGCCTGGCCGAGATCGCGGCCGCCGGCGCCCAGATCATCGTCACGTCGGGCAACCACGACTCACCCACTCGCCTCGGTGCGGGCTCGGCGTTCGCCGCCGCAGGTGGACTGCACCTGCGGACCTCGATCGAGGCGATCGCCGAACCGATCGTCCTGTCCGATGAGGACGGCGAGGTCGCGGTGTACGGCATCCCCTACCTCGAACCCGACACCGCCCGACGCCATCTCGGCGTCGAGGAGGTGTGCGGCCACACCGCGGTCCTCGACGCCGCGATGTCGCGCATCCGCGCCGATCTCGCGACCCGTGAGGCCCGATCGGTCGTCGTCGCCCATGCCTTCGTGAGCGGGGCCGCCGCGTCCGGGTCCGAGCGGTCGATCAGCGTCGGGGGAGTGGAAACCGTGCCCGCCGAGACCTTCTCCGGAGCCGACTACGTCGCCCTCGGACATCTGCACTCACCTCAGCGCGTCACCGACACCGTCCGCTACAGCGGTTCGTTGCTCCCGTACTCCTTCGGTGAACGCACACATCGCAAAGCGGTGTGGGTCGTCGATCTCGATGCCGACGGGGTCGGTGAGATCCGCAAGCACGAACTGCCGGTCGTACGCGAGTTGAGTTCTCTGCGAGGGACTCTCGCGGAGCTGCTGACCTCCCAGCAGTTCGCCGGCGCCGAGGGCCACTACGTCGAGGTGACCCTCACCGACGCGGTTCGCCCGCTCGACGCCATGCGTCGTCTGCGGGAGCGGTTCCCGCACGCGGTGCACGTGCAGTGGGACCGTCCGCACACCGGTTCAGGGGTCGACTACCGCTCGCGGGTCCGCGGCCGGAGCGACGCCGAGATCATCAACTCCTTCATCGAGGACGTCCGCGACACCCCGACCAAGGGGGAGCGGGTGCTCGTCGAACGCGCACTGCGCGCCGTCGTCGGCGAGCCGGAGGCCGACGCCGGTGCCGACGGCGAGCTCGCGCTGTTCGCCCTCGACGCGTTCGTCGCCGAGACCGCGTGAGCGCTGACATCACATGAGACTGCACCACATCCGGATTCGCGCGTTCGGCCCGTTCGCCGACGAGGTCACCGTCGATTTCGACGAGTTGGGGGCGGACGGCCTGTTCCTGTTGCACGGCCAGACGGGGGCAGGCAAGACCACCGTGTTGGACGCGGTGGCGTTCGCGCTGTTCGGCCGGGTCCCCGGCGCCCGGGACACCAACCGCCGACTCCACTCGGATCACGCTGCGCCAGAGACGATTCCGGAGGTCGAGCT
The sequence above is drawn from the Gordonia rubripertincta genome and encodes:
- a CDS encoding exonuclease SbcCD subunit D — translated: MRIVHTSDWHLGRTFHGVDLLADQRRALSHLAELVAAESADAVIVAGDVYDRSVPSADAVRIYDDGLAEIAAAGAQIIVTSGNHDSPTRLGAGSAFAAAGGLHLRTSIEAIAEPIVLSDEDGEVAVYGIPYLEPDTARRHLGVEEVCGHTAVLDAAMSRIRADLATREARSVVVAHAFVSGAAASGSERSISVGGVETVPAETFSGADYVALGHLHSPQRVTDTVRYSGSLLPYSFGERTHRKAVWVVDLDADGVGEIRKHELPVVRELSSLRGTLAELLTSQQFAGAEGHYVEVTLTDAVRPLDAMRRLRERFPHAVHVQWDRPHTGSGVDYRSRVRGRSDAEIINSFIEDVRDTPTKGERVLVERALRAVVGEPEADAGADGELALFALDAFVAETA